A single window of Psychromonas ingrahamii 37 DNA harbors:
- the fabF gene encoding beta-ketoacyl-ACP synthase II, producing the protein MSKRRVVITGLGMITPVGNTVDKSWEAVKSGKSGISNIDFFDTTLFSTKFAGLIKDFNVEEYMPRKEARKMDLFIQYGIAAAEQAFQDAGIVVTAENEDRIGVAIGSGIGGLGLIEKNKESFDKSGPRKISPFFVPSTIINMISGHVSINKGLKGPNIAVTTACTTGTHSIGLGARMIQYGDADIMIVGGAEKASTELGMGGFGAARALSTRNDSPETASRPWDKDRDGFVLGDGAGILVLEEYEHAKARGAKIYAEFVGFGMSGDAYHMTSPPADGAGAAAAMRNAIKDAKINATDIQYINAHGTSTPTGDLAENQAVKTVWGDAVNDVMMSSTKSMTGHLLGAAGAIEAIFSVLALKYQLAPPTINLENPSEGCDLDYVTDGKARPADIEYALSNSFGFGGTNASLIFKRI; encoded by the coding sequence ATGTCAAAAAGAAGAGTCGTTATCACAGGCTTAGGAATGATCACACCCGTAGGCAACACGGTCGATAAGTCATGGGAAGCGGTTAAATCAGGGAAAAGTGGTATCTCAAATATTGATTTTTTTGATACAACACTGTTTTCTACGAAATTTGCCGGTTTGATTAAAGACTTCAATGTCGAAGAATATATGCCGCGTAAAGAAGCCCGAAAAATGGATCTCTTTATTCAGTATGGCATTGCTGCTGCCGAGCAGGCATTTCAAGATGCTGGGATTGTTGTAACCGCAGAAAATGAAGATCGCATTGGCGTTGCTATTGGCTCCGGCATTGGCGGCTTGGGGTTAATTGAGAAAAACAAAGAGAGTTTTGATAAAAGTGGCCCTCGTAAGATAAGTCCATTTTTTGTCCCTTCAACCATCATTAATATGATCTCTGGACATGTATCAATCAATAAAGGCCTAAAAGGTCCCAATATTGCGGTAACCACTGCGTGTACAACCGGAACGCACAGTATCGGTCTTGGTGCACGTATGATTCAATATGGTGATGCTGACATAATGATCGTTGGCGGGGCGGAAAAAGCATCAACAGAACTTGGCATGGGCGGTTTTGGTGCTGCACGCGCTTTATCGACACGTAATGATTCTCCTGAAACAGCAAGCCGTCCTTGGGATAAAGATCGTGATGGTTTTGTACTGGGTGATGGTGCAGGCATATTAGTTTTAGAAGAATATGAACATGCAAAAGCGCGGGGTGCAAAAATTTATGCTGAATTCGTTGGTTTTGGTATGAGCGGTGATGCCTACCACATGACTTCACCTCCAGCTGATGGCGCAGGTGCTGCCGCAGCAATGAGAAATGCTATTAAAGATGCTAAAATTAACGCTACAGACATTCAATATATTAATGCCCATGGTACATCTACACCTACAGGTGATCTGGCTGAAAATCAAGCAGTAAAAACTGTTTGGGGTGATGCAGTTAACGATGTGATGATGAGTTCGACAAAATCGATGACCGGGCATTTGTTGGGTGCCGCGGGTGCAATTGAGGCTATCTTTAGTGTACTGGCTTTAAAATATCAGCTTGCTCCACCCACGATCAACTTGGAAAATCCAAGTGAAGGTTGTGATTTAGATTATGTTACTGATGGCAAAGCCCGTCCTGCTGATATTGAATATGCTTTGTCAAACTCATTTGGTTTTGGCGGGACAAACGCTTCGTTGATCTTTAAACGTATCTAG
- the pabC gene encoding aminodeoxychorismate lyase — MLINGTESTTIAADDRGLAYGDGLFSTIKVERGIVQLWDYHLQRLQLGAKKLFFPEVDWLLLSSELHYLAKTVAEQPFAVIKVMLTRGSGGRGYSIQGCSSPQRILSVHPYPVFYQQWQRDGLKVIQCRQKLAINRQLAGLKTLNRLEQILIKHELEAQDAFEGIVCDNDGHVIEACSANLFLKLKNHWVTPKLDGSGIAGVKRRQIMELSAKAGQPIREMKITINDLLNAQAVCLSNALMGIVPVIQYQSHCYPESSLLHIQKLQSLVEKGEVFNAD, encoded by the coding sequence ATGTTAATAAACGGCACTGAATCTACAACAATTGCAGCCGATGACCGGGGTTTAGCCTACGGAGATGGTCTATTTTCAACCATAAAAGTTGAACGTGGTATTGTGCAACTGTGGGATTATCACCTGCAAAGGTTGCAATTGGGTGCAAAAAAGCTTTTTTTCCCTGAAGTTGATTGGTTATTATTATCAAGCGAACTGCACTATTTAGCAAAGACGGTTGCTGAGCAGCCTTTTGCTGTGATTAAAGTAATGCTAACACGAGGCTCCGGGGGACGGGGGTATAGTATTCAAGGATGCAGTTCACCACAACGTATCTTATCTGTCCATCCTTACCCGGTCTTTTATCAACAATGGCAAAGGGATGGATTAAAGGTAATCCAATGCAGGCAGAAATTAGCGATTAATAGACAATTAGCGGGTTTAAAAACATTAAATCGTTTAGAGCAAATATTGATAAAACATGAATTAGAAGCGCAAGATGCCTTTGAGGGGATCGTTTGTGATAATGATGGCCACGTTATTGAAGCTTGCAGTGCTAATCTTTTTCTTAAACTAAAAAATCACTGGGTGACACCAAAACTTGATGGCTCTGGTATTGCAGGTGTTAAACGTCGACAAATTATGGAATTATCAGCCAAAGCGGGGCAGCCCATTAGGGAAATGAAGATAACCATTAATGATCTATTAAATGCCCAAGCTGTCTGCTTAAGCAACGCATTAATGGGAATAGTACCTGTTATTCAATACCAATCCCATTGTTACCCTGAATCCAGTCTTTTGCATATACAAAAATTACAGTCACTAGTAGAGAAAGGAGAGGTGTTTAATGCCGACTAA
- the mltG gene encoding endolytic transglycosylase MltG, producing MPTKKIVLSLFFLIFLVLGSVIWGQKKLNSYLNTPLVNQPTLFTINNGSNFHHLGNNLLKTEIISDLTWWKVLGKLHPELINIKSGTYQFEKGFTLNDILMTVNKGIEHQFIITFVEGSTFKEWLPILNNAPFMKPLQETEAQILVRLNSSYEKLEGLLFPETYHYSAGMSAFQIIKKSYVNQQQILEKLWADRDKTLPFKTPYEALILASIIEKESGLSADRDKIASVFINRMRIGMRLQTDPTVIYGMGDRYDGRIRSKDLREETDYNTYRINGLPPTPIAMPSEAALYAALHPSTTKYLYFVSKGDGTSYFSKSLREHNNAVQKYILGK from the coding sequence ATGCCGACTAAAAAGATTGTCTTGAGCCTGTTTTTTTTGATATTCCTGGTCTTAGGCAGCGTTATTTGGGGTCAGAAAAAATTAAACAGTTATTTAAATACGCCTCTGGTGAACCAACCTACCTTATTCACTATTAATAATGGCAGTAATTTTCACCATTTAGGTAATAACCTGTTAAAGACAGAAATTATCTCTGACCTGACTTGGTGGAAAGTGCTGGGTAAACTACATCCTGAATTAATCAATATAAAATCAGGTACTTACCAGTTTGAGAAGGGCTTTACATTAAATGATATATTAATGACCGTTAATAAAGGTATTGAGCATCAATTCATTATTACTTTTGTTGAAGGCAGTACGTTTAAGGAGTGGTTACCGATATTAAATAACGCTCCCTTTATGAAACCGTTACAGGAAACTGAAGCGCAGATATTAGTGCGCCTGAATAGTTCTTATGAAAAATTGGAAGGTTTGTTATTTCCTGAAACTTATCATTACAGTGCGGGCATGAGTGCCTTTCAGATAATTAAAAAATCCTATGTAAATCAGCAGCAGATATTAGAAAAACTATGGGCTGACAGGGATAAAACACTGCCTTTTAAAACGCCCTATGAGGCACTTATTCTCGCATCAATAATTGAGAAAGAAAGTGGCTTGTCAGCTGATCGCGATAAAATTGCCTCGGTTTTTATTAATCGGATGCGCATTGGTATGCGCTTACAAACCGATCCAACCGTTATTTATGGTATGGGGGATCGTTATGATGGACGAATCCGCAGTAAAGATTTGCGTGAGGAAACGGATTATAACACTTACCGTATTAATGGGTTGCCCCCTACACCCATTGCGATGCCAAGTGAAGCTGCGCTGTATGCCGCGCTGCACCCATCGACAACAAAATACTTGTACTTCGTGAGCAAGGGGGATGGCACCTCTTATTTCTCTAAGAGTCTAAGAGAGCATAATAATGCTGTGCAAAAATATATTTTAGGAAAATAA
- the tmk gene encoding dTMP kinase, which produces MPVSKKSAAEILVSKFIVIEGLEGAGKSTAVSYITKWLFKQNIATCDTVYTREPGGTELAEKMRDIVKIEVTGEKLDDKAELLLMYAARVQLVEHIIKPALVAGKIVVGDRHNMSSLAYQGGGRGIDLALIEVIKKLALGDFKADLTLYLDIDPELGLQRARGRGELDRIERQAIDFFDRTRAVFLSLVAKDKNAVTINAGQSPELVEKAIFVALDKWVMSLA; this is translated from the coding sequence ATGCCCGTTTCGAAAAAGTCAGCTGCAGAAATATTAGTGAGTAAATTTATCGTTATAGAAGGCCTTGAGGGAGCTGGCAAAAGTACGGCTGTCTCTTATATAACCAAGTGGTTATTCAAGCAGAATATAGCGACCTGCGATACTGTTTATACGCGTGAGCCGGGTGGCACGGAATTGGCGGAAAAAATGCGCGATATAGTGAAGATCGAAGTCACTGGTGAAAAATTAGATGATAAAGCGGAATTATTACTGATGTATGCAGCCCGTGTGCAACTCGTTGAGCATATAATTAAACCGGCATTAGTTGCGGGAAAAATTGTTGTGGGCGATCGCCATAATATGTCCTCTTTAGCTTATCAAGGTGGTGGGCGAGGCATTGATTTAGCGCTGATTGAAGTGATCAAAAAGTTGGCATTAGGTGACTTTAAAGCAGACTTAACACTTTATCTGGATATTGATCCCGAACTTGGTTTACAACGCGCAAGAGGGCGCGGAGAGTTAGATCGTATTGAGCGGCAAGCGATTGATTTTTTTGATCGTACGCGAGCCGTTTTCCTCTCTTTAGTAGCAAAGGATAAAAATGCAGTCACCATTAATGCTGGTCAGTCCCCAGAGTTAGTTGAAAAAGCTATCTTTGTGGCCTTAGATAAATGGGTAATGAGTCTTGCTTGA
- the holB gene encoding DNA polymerase III subunit delta' yields MTLENSKKSVVTPWLTPVFKQLINTFQAGRFAHALLFTGCAGIGKFELGKHLAKYLLCSNKQAASCGHCHSCQLFEAQNHLDFHLLQNETNKSIGIEQVRNLIAKLNERPHLGDNKVVIIKNANLLTTAAANALLKTLEEPQGNSYLILLTRSHHQLMPTLLSRVQHTHLHTPEDTELFAWLALQGFNIQDIGLLRLYQNSPFALLSHLQSVRAETGDDERRECVEGLFYLLSHPETLFTFSVFLAEQAEQRLLLLFYLLHDLHKLKLAECIAGNEIQLESDAVYGFAYPQLQIWKNRISLKSLRFLCDELLQTRNLLVEHSALKKELLINALLIKIKNEFK; encoded by the coding sequence ATGACCTTGGAAAACAGCAAAAAATCCGTCGTTACTCCCTGGTTAACGCCGGTATTTAAGCAATTAATAAACACTTTTCAGGCGGGTCGATTTGCGCATGCTTTATTATTTACAGGTTGTGCGGGAATTGGTAAGTTTGAACTTGGAAAGCACCTTGCCAAGTACCTTTTATGCTCCAATAAACAAGCTGCGTCCTGTGGACATTGCCATTCCTGTCAGCTTTTTGAGGCGCAAAATCATTTAGACTTTCATCTATTACAAAATGAAACTAATAAATCGATTGGTATTGAACAGGTAAGAAACTTAATTGCTAAGCTTAATGAGCGTCCCCATTTAGGGGATAATAAAGTGGTTATTATTAAAAATGCCAACTTATTAACCACGGCAGCAGCCAATGCATTACTTAAAACTCTGGAAGAGCCACAGGGTAATAGTTACTTGATTCTGCTTACGCGCAGCCATCACCAACTTATGCCGACCTTATTAAGCCGTGTTCAGCATACTCATTTACATACGCCGGAAGATACCGAGTTGTTCGCTTGGCTTGCTTTGCAGGGATTTAATATTCAAGATATAGGTTTATTGCGCCTCTATCAAAATAGTCCTTTTGCTTTATTAAGTCACTTGCAGAGCGTGCGGGCAGAAACAGGGGATGATGAACGCCGAGAGTGTGTCGAGGGGTTGTTTTATTTGCTCAGTCACCCGGAAACTTTATTTACCTTTAGTGTGTTTCTGGCGGAACAGGCGGAACAACGTTTGTTATTACTTTTCTATCTTTTACATGATTTACACAAGCTAAAATTAGCCGAGTGTATTGCCGGCAACGAAATTCAATTAGAAAGCGATGCCGTGTATGGATTTGCTTATCCACAATTACAGATTTGGAAAAATCGAATAAGCTTAAAAAGTTTACGTTTTTTATGCGACGAATTATTGCAAACGCGTAATCTGTTAGTTGAGCATTCGGCATTAAAAAAAGAACTTTTGATTAATGCCCTGTTAATCAAAATAAAAAATGAATTTAAATGA
- a CDS encoding TatD family hydrolase, with translation MLVDSHCHLDRLDYKNKHKDLSDVVNKAKEQGIDHLLSVCVTLKDYPAMAELIAPFQEIFSSCGVHPLYQDEVLNEDLLLEYARQEKVVAIGEMGLDFFYSPENKAEQEASFRSQIRVAKIVNKPIIVHTRDAREATLEILRSEGAEQVGGVLHCFTESLEMAQAAMEMGFYISVSGIVTFKNAKELQAVIKEIPLERLLVETDSPYLAPVPHRGQENEPAYTRDVAKFVAALKGVTLEELAAVTTANFFRLFAHAKK, from the coding sequence ATGTTAGTAGATTCGCACTGTCATCTGGATCGTTTAGATTACAAAAATAAGCATAAAGATTTATCTGACGTGGTTAATAAAGCCAAAGAACAGGGGATAGACCACCTGTTAAGTGTCTGCGTGACCTTAAAAGATTATCCTGCAATGGCTGAATTAATTGCGCCATTTCAGGAGATATTCAGCTCCTGTGGTGTGCATCCGCTTTATCAGGATGAAGTGCTTAATGAGGACCTTTTACTTGAATATGCACGACAGGAAAAAGTCGTTGCGATAGGTGAGATGGGCCTGGATTTTTTCTATTCGCCAGAAAATAAAGCCGAGCAGGAAGCTTCTTTTAGAAGCCAGATTCGCGTGGCAAAAATAGTTAACAAACCGATAATAGTGCATACCCGTGATGCGCGTGAAGCGACCTTAGAAATTTTGCGTAGCGAGGGCGCTGAGCAGGTTGGCGGTGTTCTGCATTGTTTTACGGAATCCCTAGAAATGGCCCAAGCGGCAATGGAGATGGGCTTTTATATTTCTGTTTCAGGGATTGTTACCTTTAAAAATGCAAAGGAGTTACAAGCTGTGATTAAAGAAATTCCATTGGAGCGATTATTAGTTGAAACTGATTCCCCCTATTTAGCGCCTGTTCCGCATCGGGGGCAGGAAAATGAGCCTGCTTATACGCGCGATGTTGCTAAATTTGTTGCAGCCTTAAAAGGGGTCACATTAGAAGAGTTGGCTGCAGTGACAACGGCTAACTTTTTTAGGTTATTTGCGCATGCGAAAAAATAA
- a CDS encoding cold-shock protein, producing MSIGTVKWFNADKGFGFITPEEGGNDLFVHHSQIKTGGYATLNEGQKVEYEVGEGQKGPCANNVVPL from the coding sequence ATGAGTATTGGGACAGTTAAGTGGTTTAATGCAGATAAAGGTTTTGGTTTCATTACACCAGAGGAAGGGGGAAACGACTTGTTTGTACACCATTCTCAAATTAAAACGGGAGGGTATGCGACTCTCAACGAAGGCCAGAAAGTTGAATATGAAGTTGGGGAAGGTCAGAAGGGACCCTGTGCCAATAACGTTGTGCCTCTTTAA
- a CDS encoding AAA family ATPase — MNKLNIKRRIVLTGGPGGGKTTALDLFRRELKGKIVSVPEAATMIFSGGIDRSFVTEVACAQQVAIFNLQRHLEDIQRKTTPDGLILCDRGCLDGLAYWPHSEEDFFKTMNTSLNFELSRYDAVIFFETAAKSGQEIKSNNPVRNESAQKAIILDQKLQQIWSQHPNFNLVSSSESFIKKIMFGITTIEDVIDKI, encoded by the coding sequence ATGAATAAATTAAATATAAAGAGACGTATTGTGTTAACCGGTGGCCCCGGAGGTGGGAAAACAACGGCTCTGGATCTGTTTCGACGTGAATTAAAAGGAAAAATCGTCTCGGTGCCTGAAGCTGCGACGATGATATTTAGTGGTGGTATTGATCGCTCCTTCGTAACAGAAGTAGCCTGCGCACAGCAAGTCGCCATCTTTAATTTACAAAGGCACTTAGAAGATATTCAGCGAAAAACGACCCCAGATGGCCTTATCCTGTGCGACAGGGGTTGTTTAGATGGACTTGCCTATTGGCCACATTCAGAAGAAGACTTTTTTAAAACAATGAATACTTCATTGAATTTTGAATTAAGTCGCTATGATGCGGTCATTTTTTTTGAAACGGCTGCGAAGTCAGGTCAAGAAATCAAAAGTAATAACCCGGTCAGAAATGAATCAGCTCAAAAAGCAATTATTCTGGATCAAAAACTACAGCAGATATGGTCCCAACATCCCAATTTCAATTTAGTTTCTAGCTCAGAATCTTTCATTAAAAAGATTATGTTTGGCATTACGACCATTGAGGATGTAATCGATAAAATATAA
- the queC gene encoding 7-cyano-7-deazaguanine synthase QueC, with amino-acid sequence MSKKVVVIYSGGMDSFTVLHKAMQQGLTPYALTFDYGQRHIKEIEVAREVCEELGVHHKVIDISAINQLIGGSSLTDSSIDVAQGHYQQESMKSTVVPNRNMILLSLAIGYAVSLGAEQVYYGAHSGDHEIYPDCRPIFVEKMNDVAAVANYEKVEIFSPYLNNNKSGILKDGLAMGLDYSKTWTCYNGREKACGKCGSCVERLEAFAANGLKDPIAYEDT; translated from the coding sequence ATGTCTAAAAAAGTTGTCGTAATTTACTCTGGAGGCATGGATTCTTTCACCGTATTACACAAAGCCATGCAACAAGGTTTAACCCCTTATGCTTTAACATTTGATTATGGGCAGCGCCATATTAAAGAGATTGAAGTGGCGCGAGAGGTCTGTGAAGAATTAGGAGTCCACCACAAAGTTATTGATATTTCAGCCATTAACCAGTTAATTGGCGGTTCTTCATTAACCGACAGCAGCATTGATGTTGCGCAGGGCCATTACCAACAGGAAAGCATGAAATCCACGGTAGTCCCCAACCGTAATATGATTTTATTATCTTTGGCTATTGGTTACGCCGTTTCACTCGGTGCCGAACAGGTTTATTACGGTGCACATTCGGGGGATCATGAAATTTATCCCGATTGCAGGCCAATTTTTGTTGAAAAAATGAATGACGTCGCTGCCGTGGCTAATTATGAAAAAGTAGAAATTTTTTCGCCCTATTTAAACAATAACAAAAGCGGTATTTTAAAAGATGGACTGGCAATGGGTCTTGATTATAGTAAAACCTGGACCTGTTATAACGGCAGAGAGAAAGCCTGTGGCAAATGCGGATCCTGCGTTGAACGCCTAGAAGCCTTTGCCGCTAACGGCCTTAAGGATCCCATTGCATATGAAGACACTTAA
- the queE gene encoding 7-carboxy-7-deazaguanine synthase QueE, translated as MNQNYKVNELFQTIQGEGFNTGVPAIFLRLQGCDVGCAWCDTKHTWEINPDKQTELILLTGSSNESTRWANVNAREIVAEIKRLGYSANLVVITGGEPCLADLRELTTVLHEFDFKTQIETSGTYPVLVAPPTWVTLSPKVNMRAGKVVLQSALERADEIKHPVGTEKDIEQLDALLENLKSIEDKVICLQPISQKVKATLLCSQVCIERNWRLSVQMHKYLGID; from the coding sequence ATGAATCAAAACTATAAAGTAAACGAATTATTTCAAACTATTCAGGGAGAAGGTTTTAATACCGGTGTACCTGCTATTTTTCTACGTTTACAGGGGTGTGATGTAGGTTGTGCCTGGTGCGATACTAAACATACTTGGGAAATAAACCCAGATAAACAGACAGAACTGATTTTATTAACCGGCAGCAGTAATGAATCAACACGTTGGGCAAATGTTAACGCGCGGGAGATAGTTGCTGAAATTAAACGTCTTGGATATAGCGCTAATTTAGTGGTGATCACCGGTGGCGAACCTTGTCTTGCAGACTTGCGAGAGTTAACCACTGTACTGCATGAGTTTGACTTTAAAACTCAGATCGAAACCAGTGGCACTTATCCTGTTTTAGTTGCGCCGCCGACCTGGGTGACTCTCTCTCCAAAGGTTAATATGCGCGCAGGTAAAGTTGTTTTGCAATCGGCTCTTGAACGTGCCGATGAAATTAAACATCCTGTTGGTACTGAAAAAGATATCGAACAGTTAGATGCATTATTGGAAAATCTTAAATCGATAGAAGATAAAGTTATCTGTTTACAGCCAATTTCGCAAAAGGTAAAAGCGACGCTTTTATGCAGTCAGGTCTGTATCGAACGTAACTGGCGTTTATCGGTGCAGATGCATAAGTATCTGGGAATCGATTAG